A window of the Procambarus clarkii isolate CNS0578487 chromosome 19, FALCON_Pclarkii_2.0, whole genome shotgun sequence genome harbors these coding sequences:
- the LOC123757434 gene encoding probable DNA repair protein RAD50, with translation MSHVCSGTPYDCTYPDYEYTNPPCEYTNPPCEFTNPSCEYTNPPYEYTNPPYEYTNPPCEYTNPPCEYTNPPCEYTNPPCEYTNPPCEYTNPPYEYTNPPCEYTNPPCEYTNPPCEYTNPPYEYTNPPCEYTNPPYECPSPDNTVDSLSSEYSSMSVSGAVERKIKKKEKNRENAKIYRDKQKNAITDLENGIHQQTSTNRKARLALSRMKNDTKKDGEELRVREEEYRSLRQESTNKDTIIKKKRTDLLLFTERLKLMSLPEDDPSKKFMVELLRRQPPVYPL, from the exons ATGTCCCACGTGTGCTCAGGCACGCCCTACGACTGTACCTATCCGGACTACGAGTATACCAACCCGCCCTGCGAGTATACCAACCCGCCCTGCGAGTTTACCAACCCGTCCTGCGAGTATACCAACCCGCCCTACGAGTATACCAACCCGCCCTACGAGTATACCAACCCGCCCTGCGAGTATACCAACCCGCCCTGCGAGTATACCAACCCGCCCTGCGAGTATACCAACCCGCCCTGCGAGTATACCAACCCGCCCTGCGAGTATACCAACCCGCCCTACGAGTATACCAACCCGCCCTGCGAGTATACCAACCCGCCCTGCGAGTATACCAACCCGCCCTGCGAGTATACCAACCCGCCCTACGAGTATACCAACCCGCCCTGCGAGTATACCAACCCGCCCTACGAGTGTCCCAGCCCGGACAACACAGTAGACAGCTTGAGCAGCGAGTACTCCAGCATGAGTGTATCCGGGGCCGTGGAGCGCAAGATCAAGAAGAAGGAGAAGAACAGGGAGAATGCTAAAATTTACCGCGACAAACAAAAGAA CGCCATAACGGACTTAGAAAACGGGATACATCAGCAGACAAGCACCAACAGAAAGGCTCGCTTGGCCCTCAGCAGAATGAAGAATGATACCAAGAAGGATGGTGAAGAGCTGAGAGTTAGGGAGGAAGAGTATCGGTCTCTGAGGCAGGAGAGCACGAACAAGGACACAATCATCAAGAAGAAGCGAACAGATCTTCTGCTATTCACTGAGCGACTCAAGTTGATGTCTCTGCCGGAGGACGACCCGAGCAAGAAGTTTATGGTTGAACTTCTCAGACGCCAGCCACCTGTGTACCCTCtctag
- the LOC123757435 gene encoding uncharacterized protein isoform X2, whose product MSIHKKLSYNMRAEASDFSLPICSFSDQSEALEMNIDQLVYHSYLENVFSELGIQFSPGGTSIVEVDDDLDIVDDNQRAIVGEDPSGTSSAGDSLLTYHHKDQHGAYKGAAPGLPSFIDSKQETQVDSLDKQFRKKKVKIYEAGPFEDEEREKRRINAINAKKNRDKTKSRAQQPALPNQSGSFSNTSSTLQ is encoded by the exons ATGTCTATACACAAGAAGCTGTCATACAACATGCGTGCAGAGGCCAGTGATTTCAGCCTCCCCATCTGCAGCTTCAGCGACCAAtcagaggccctggagatgaacaTTGACCAACTAGTCTATCATAGCTACCTGGAGAACGTGTTCTCCGAACTAGGGATTCAGTTCAGTCCCGGAGGCACCAGTATCGTGGAGGTGGACGATGACTTGGATATCGTCGACGATAACCAGAGGGCTATCGTTGGAGAGGACCCCAGTGGGACGTCCTCAGCTGGGGACTCACTGCTCACTTACCACCACAAGGACCAACACGGAGCTTACAAAG GTGCGGCGCCGGGCCTCCCAAGCTTCATAGACTCCAAACAAGAAACACAAGTCGACTCGCTAGACAAACAATTCCGCAAGAAAAAGGTGAAGATATATGAGGCTGGCCCCTTCGAAGAtgaagagagggagaagagaagaATAAACGCCATCAATGCCAAAAAGAACAGGGATAAAACGAAAAG CCGAGCACAACAGCCTGCTTTGCCCAACCAATCCGGCAGCTTCTCCAACACATCATCTACTCTACAGTAA
- the LOC123757435 gene encoding uncharacterized protein isoform X1 — translation MSIHKKLSYNMRAEASDFSLPICSFSDQSEALEMNIDQLVYHSYLENVFSELGIQFSPGGTSIVEVDDDLDIVDDNQRAIVGEDPSGTSSAGDSLLTYHHKDQHGAYKGAAPGLPSFIDSKQETQVDSLDKQFRKKKVKIYEAGPFEDEEREKRRINAINAKKNRDKTKRSIENLQKDVRSLKHVNNQCRKALLRTSADMQLLQQKMQQLRERLETETRRLRDKEKEVREKRERLALLKGHLEIIASGLDDDNPAKRLINHLVDRLPVDG, via the exons ATGTCTATACACAAGAAGCTGTCATACAACATGCGTGCAGAGGCCAGTGATTTCAGCCTCCCCATCTGCAGCTTCAGCGACCAAtcagaggccctggagatgaacaTTGACCAACTAGTCTATCATAGCTACCTGGAGAACGTGTTCTCCGAACTAGGGATTCAGTTCAGTCCCGGAGGCACCAGTATCGTGGAGGTGGACGATGACTTGGATATCGTCGACGATAACCAGAGGGCTATCGTTGGAGAGGACCCCAGTGGGACGTCCTCAGCTGGGGACTCACTGCTCACTTACCACCACAAGGACCAACACGGAGCTTACAAAG GTGCGGCGCCGGGCCTCCCAAGCTTCATAGACTCCAAACAAGAAACACAAGTCGACTCGCTAGACAAACAATTCCGCAAGAAAAAGGTGAAGATATATGAGGCTGGCCCCTTCGAAGAtgaagagagggagaagagaagaATAAACGCCATCAATGCCAAAAAGAACAGGGATAAAACGAAAAG GTCCATAGAGAACCTGCAGAAGGATGTGAGGTCGTTGAAGCACGTCAACAACCAGTGCCGCAAAGCTCTGCTGAGGACCAGCGCAGATATGCAACTTCTCCAACAGAAGATGCAACAGTTAAGGGAGAGGCTGGAGACGGAGACTAGACGGCTGAGAGACAAGGAGAAGGaggtgagagagaagagagagagactggcGCTGCTCAAGGGTCATCTGGAGATCATTGCTAGCGGCTTGGACGACGACAACCCGGCCAAGCGACTCATCAACCACCTGGTTGACCGTCTGCCAGTTGATGGGTAG